CGGAATTTTTCCCGCTCCGAACTCAGAAAGCATAGCTTTCTACAGGATGGATCAAAGCATGGTAGCCGATTACCCGATCATTGACTGGTCTGTAACGCCTGCCGTAAACCACAATATCAAATACCCGATGGCTGGGCAGACCTCTCATCAGGTAACATTAGGCGTTTTCAATATCAAAACCCAGGCAACCACATTCCTGAAAGTTGAAGGAGAAAAAGATCAGTATCTGACAGCCGTAACATGGAGTCCGGATTCAAAATACATCTTTGTAGCAGTACTGAACAGAGCCCAGAATCATATGAAAATGAATCAGTATGACGCCGCTACCGGAACACTGGTGAAAACCTTATTCGAGGAAACAGACAGCAAATACGTAGAGCCACAGCGTCCGCTTACCTTCTTTCCGAATTCCAATACAGACTTTATCTGGCAAAGTCAGAGAACAGGATACAATCACCTTTTCCACTACAGTCTGGAGAAAGGGTTGGTAGCACAGATCACAAAAGGAGACTGGCTGGTAACAGAAATCTTAGGATTCAATGAGAAGAAAAAGGAAATCTATTTTACATCCACTAAAGAAACTCCTTTAGAAAGACACCTGTATAAGATCAACTGGACGAATTTCAAAATGCAGAGACTGGATTCCGCAGAAGGAATGCATGCCGGAGTTCTGAGCAACGACGGAAATTATATTTACGATGCCTACAGCAATGCCAATACTCCAAGAGTTGCCAATATCATAAATACCGCTAATTTAAAATCTACGAATATCCTTACCTCTGAAAACCCATTAAAGAACTATCAGAGACCCGAAATTAAAAATGTAGAATTAAAAGCTGATGACGGAACACCATTGTACGGAAAGATCATACTTCCGACGAATTTTGATCCCAACAAAAAATACCCTACAATCGTTTATCTGTACAACGGGCCTCACCTACAGCTGATCACCAATACTTTCCCGGCGTCAGGAAACCTCTGGTATGAATATATGGCTCAGAACGGATACATCATCTTCACAATGGACGGAAGAGGTTCTGCCAACCGTGGGATGAAGTTCGAGCAGGCTGTTTTCAGAAACCTGGGAACAACGGAAATGAATGATCAGATGAAAGGAGTAGACTATTTAAAATCGCTTCCTTATGTAGATGCTGAGAAGATGGGAATTCATGGATGGAGCTTCGGAGGATTTATGACCACCAGCTTTATGCTTCGCAAACCCGATGTCTTCAAAGTTGGAGTCGCTGGAGGCCCTGTCATCGACTGGAGCATGTATGAGATCATGTACGGAGAAAGATATATGGACACTCCGCAGGAAAACCCACAGGGATATGCCACAGCAAACCTTCTGGATAAAGTTCAGAATCTGAAAGGTAAATTACTGATGATTCACGGGGCACAGGATGATGTTGTGGTATGGCAGCACTCCATAAAGTTCATCAAATCTGCGGTTGATAACGGGGTTCAGTTAGATTATTTTGTTTATCCGGGACATCCGCATAATGTGATCGGGAAAGACAGGGTTCACCTGATGCAGAAAATCACCGATTATTTTGATCAGTATCTGAAAAAATAAAACACGAAAGCTATCTCATCATGAGATAGCTTTTATTTTAATTATAGGGAAAAGAGCATAATTGCCTTCTGCCGGATCTTTGTATTTATCCTGTTTTTCGGAGCCCTTTATTTTGTTATTTTGGCATTTGATCTTACATTGTCTTACGTACCTTTACCTCCGGAATTTCCCCGGAAGGCACAATAAAGATAGCATTATCACTCACGGAGTCCCCTTCATCCAGATAATAGCCGGCCACGATAGGAATAATAAAACTCTGGTACTTTCCATCTTTAGTATATGCCCAATAGGTTACATTAACATTTTGAGGCTTCAGTTTTAACTCTAATCTTTTTGAAGTAAGTTTAGCACCGGTCGCATTGATACAGTCTAATTCCGCAATTTTAATGTCAGATATTACCTGTGGTGCATTAGACAATCTCACATTATAATTCTTACCTGATTTATTAACCAAAGTTGCAGAGACCTTGTAACGGTCAAAGCTTTTACCACCTACACTGATGGCTTCTTTATTCAGAATATTAAAGGTTATTGCCAAACCGCTGACATCCAATGTCGCACCGTCGGTAATCTTCTGGCCGTAAAACGGAGTTAAAGAAAGAAGAATAAAAAAAAGCGTTAGGAAAGATGATTTTTTCATAATAATAGTAATTAGAATGAATAGGCTTTTGAGGTATTTGATTCAAATATTTTTATGGAATTCGTTTCCGGAGTTTCTTTCGTTGCTTTGATCAAAGATGGGTTTGATGGATATTTACCGTTTGTATGGGTCAGCTTTTTCCAGGCATTGCCGTCCTGAATCCATAGAACTTTCCATCCGTTTTCTGTTTTTGAATCTATCGTAATGGGAGTTCGGGTCACAGTAAATCTGTTAATCAATTTCAGGTCACTATCAAGAAGGGCAAGGCTGCAGCCACCGGAACCGCAGAAATACGGAGTGAAAAAATTGATGAAAATTTCTTTTTTTCCATCATTATTCAGGTCGATCTCTGAGATGTTGAATTTTCTTTCTGCAGGAGCAATGGTCTTTAG
This window of the Chryseobacterium arthrosphaerae genome carries:
- a CDS encoding S9 family peptidase — translated: MKLHRFSLLMLVLGGSVWAQTQKFTMAEAVNGMRTNLAVKNISQFSWAADSKSYIQAVKGGYLITDLKTNKQDTLVSLSQLNRQFSSDKLKAVPAIKFTGTSQGYFSTAGKMSWIEKSGNDWKVKNTASIDPEAANIKMLGDGQTFAFTVKNNLFVNKNGKTIAVTNETNENIISGQAVHRNEFGIDTGIFPAPNSESIAFYRMDQSMVADYPIIDWSVTPAVNHNIKYPMAGQTSHQVTLGVFNIKTQATTFLKVEGEKDQYLTAVTWSPDSKYIFVAVLNRAQNHMKMNQYDAATGTLVKTLFEETDSKYVEPQRPLTFFPNSNTDFIWQSQRTGYNHLFHYSLEKGLVAQITKGDWLVTEILGFNEKKKEIYFTSTKETPLERHLYKINWTNFKMQRLDSAEGMHAGVLSNDGNYIYDAYSNANTPRVANIINTANLKSTNILTSENPLKNYQRPEIKNVELKADDGTPLYGKIILPTNFDPNKKYPTIVYLYNGPHLQLITNTFPASGNLWYEYMAQNGYIIFTMDGRGSANRGMKFEQAVFRNLGTTEMNDQMKGVDYLKSLPYVDAEKMGIHGWSFGGFMTTSFMLRKPDVFKVGVAGGPVIDWSMYEIMYGERYMDTPQENPQGYATANLLDKVQNLKGKLLMIHGAQDDVVVWQHSIKFIKSAVDNGVQLDYFVYPGHPHNVIGKDRVHLMQKITDYFDQYLKK